A region of Maribacter algicola DNA encodes the following proteins:
- a CDS encoding cyclase family protein yields MKATITHKKRTYQVDLSKPLDISIPMTGDISNVNAWYVDHPRIEPHVEHGFTGSVKQGASTNFNDIWFNPHAHGTHTECYGHITREVYSVNEKLKNYFFLAEVITIAPGKLGDDFVISKHQLSNALKGAKPDALVVRTLPNTKEKFSKQYSNSNPPYFMEDAMAFLVNSDIDHLLVDLPSVDKERDGGALRCHRTFWNMNGDIRKEATITEFIFVPNEVTDGMYLLNLQVAPFVNDASPSRPVLFKITEV; encoded by the coding sequence GTGAAAGCCACCATAACCCATAAAAAAAGAACCTATCAAGTAGACCTTTCCAAACCGTTGGATATATCCATTCCCATGACCGGTGACATATCCAATGTAAATGCTTGGTATGTGGACCATCCAAGGATCGAGCCGCACGTGGAACATGGTTTTACGGGTAGCGTGAAGCAGGGCGCAAGCACCAATTTCAACGATATCTGGTTCAATCCCCATGCCCATGGCACCCATACGGAGTGCTACGGCCATATTACCCGTGAGGTCTATTCGGTCAACGAAAAATTGAAAAACTACTTCTTTTTGGCCGAAGTCATTACAATCGCCCCAGGAAAATTAGGGGACGATTTTGTGATTTCAAAGCATCAATTGAGCAATGCCTTAAAAGGCGCAAAACCGGACGCTCTGGTGGTTCGTACCTTGCCCAACACCAAGGAGAAGTTTTCAAAACAGTATTCAAATAGCAATCCGCCATATTTTATGGAGGATGCCATGGCATTTTTGGTCAACAGCGATATTGACCATTTATTGGTGGACCTACCATCCGTGGATAAGGAAAGGGATGGCGGAGCCTTGCGTTGTCATCGAACCTTTTGGAACATGAACGGCGACATACGAAAGGAGGCCACCATTACGGAATTTATTTTTGTACCCAACGAGGTAACCGACGGAATGTATTTGTTGAATCTGCAGGTTGCTCCGTTCGTGAACGATGCCAGCCCTAGCAGACCTGTGTTGTTTAAAATTACCGAAGTATGA
- a CDS encoding glycosyltransferase family 2 protein has product MNVTDYKKYFGKLPEDLSPADLNHITRYFELLSKVEQPMASLLIPVFRAKETLMAHMFSLSKLKTILPYEVIFIDNNADVATKDILKTVGAKVVHEKNQGITHARQKGLEEAKGEIVCTMDPDSIYDPYYIDKMVLPFYEHPKLVLCYSISQSYQQDFQLPLKMWLRNWAKVHYFRTKLSLGFSSRIKHIRAVAMAYRRETMVKFGYNTDLKVVSGCDDGMVAIALNNSGKFKYVPISVHTALPPAREPGRPFPFCNDRFYPQNETVRTTLKALEIETTL; this is encoded by the coding sequence ATGAACGTTACGGATTATAAAAAATATTTTGGAAAGCTTCCAGAAGACCTTTCCCCTGCGGATTTGAATCACATAACCCGCTACTTTGAGCTTCTTAGCAAGGTGGAGCAGCCCATGGCCAGTCTTTTGATTCCTGTTTTTAGGGCCAAGGAAACCTTAATGGCCCATATGTTTTCCCTTTCCAAGCTAAAGACCATTTTGCCGTACGAGGTCATTTTTATAGACAACAATGCGGATGTTGCCACAAAGGACATTTTGAAAACAGTAGGTGCAAAAGTAGTCCATGAAAAAAATCAGGGAATCACGCATGCCAGACAAAAGGGTTTGGAGGAGGCGAAGGGAGAAATTGTCTGTACCATGGACCCGGATAGTATTTACGATCCGTATTATATTGACAAAATGGTTTTGCCCTTTTATGAGCATCCCAAGTTGGTATTATGCTATTCCATATCACAAAGCTACCAACAGGATTTTCAGCTCCCTTTGAAGATGTGGCTAAGGAATTGGGCAAAAGTGCACTATTTCAGGACCAAACTTTCCCTTGGATTTTCCTCAAGGATAAAGCATATACGTGCTGTGGCCATGGCGTATCGAAGGGAAACCATGGTAAAATTTGGCTACAATACAGATTTAAAAGTAGTATCCGGTTGCGATGATGGTATGGTAGCTATCGCCTTGAACAACTCCGGTAAATTCAAATACGTACCCATATCGGTCCACACGGCCTTACCACCGGCCAGGGAACCGGGTAGGCCCTTTCCATTTTGCAACGATAGATTTTACCCCCAAAACGAAACAGTAAGGACCACTCTAAAAGCCTTGGAAATTGAAACTACCCTATAA
- a CDS encoding DinB family protein, with translation MDLELQYIIRNLKECFNGKPWYGVSLMEKLEKVPWSIVNEQIYGSKSIAVLVQHIINWRIFLLKKLEGDESYDLVIDSLEDWTPVIIKNEPEWKALLLNLQRTQTDLLEKLITENDHLLEKKVPGKKYTYGPILTSISQHDIYHLGQISMLVSLLSD, from the coding sequence ATGGATTTGGAATTGCAATATATAATAAGAAATTTAAAGGAATGTTTCAATGGGAAGCCATGGTATGGGGTTTCTTTAATGGAGAAGCTTGAAAAAGTGCCGTGGAGCATCGTTAATGAACAAATCTATGGTTCCAAGTCCATTGCGGTTCTAGTCCAACATATTATCAATTGGCGTATTTTCTTGCTTAAAAAGTTGGAGGGTGATGAATCATATGATTTAGTAATAGATAGCTTAGAGGATTGGACACCGGTAATTATAAAAAACGAACCGGAATGGAAAGCTTTGTTGTTGAATTTACAGCGTACTCAAACTGATTTATTGGAAAAATTGATTACTGAAAACGACCATCTTTTAGAGAAGAAGGTTCCAGGCAAAAAATATACTTATGGTCCAATTTTGACCAGTATTTCCCAACATGATATCTACCATTTAGGCCAAATATCCATGTTGGTTTCCCTGCTTAGCGATTGA
- a CDS encoding MmcQ/YjbR family DNA-binding protein, with translation MNIEVFREYCLSKKGVTEGFPFDQKTLVFKVMGKMFALCGLERVPSQVNLKCDPNRGEKLREQYDGLIIPGYHMSKIHWNTLFIERLQPKLVLELTDHSYDLVVAKFPKKLRAEYDNLY, from the coding sequence ATGAACATTGAGGTCTTTCGGGAATACTGTCTATCAAAAAAGGGCGTAACGGAAGGATTTCCATTTGACCAAAAGACCCTCGTTTTCAAGGTCATGGGTAAAATGTTTGCCTTATGTGGTTTGGAACGGGTACCTTCACAAGTGAACCTTAAGTGTGACCCAAATAGAGGGGAGAAATTAAGGGAGCAATACGACGGATTAATCATTCCAGGCTACCATATGAGCAAAATCCATTGGAATACCCTCTTTATAGAACGTTTGCAGCCCAAGTTGGTTTTAGAGCTTACGGACCATTCCTATGATTTGGTGGTGGCCAAGTTCCCAAAAAAGCTTAGGGCGGAGTATGACAATTTATATTAG
- a CDS encoding STAS domain-containing protein, with the protein MALRIEDKDGLFEISGRVTSQNLGILRTYFQAILEKSEKLLVSIEKVTEMDSSAAHFFERFYREVASDNKIIHIIGRHNSNISKIMHTTKTDYILSTDRV; encoded by the coding sequence ATGGCATTACGAATAGAAGACAAAGACGGACTTTTTGAAATAAGCGGTAGGGTAACGTCCCAGAATCTGGGCATTTTAAGAACCTACTTCCAGGCAATTTTGGAGAAATCTGAAAAACTCTTGGTTAGCATTGAGAAAGTGACGGAGATGGACTCGTCCGCCGCACACTTTTTTGAGCGGTTTTATAGGGAAGTGGCCAGTGACAATAAGATAATCCACATTATCGGTAGGCACAATTCCAATATCTCAAAAATCATGCACACCACCAAAACGGACTATATTCTTAGTACCGATAGGGTTTAA
- a CDS encoding sugar transferase, whose amino-acid sequence MEVTTDRTTVLLYIGSYEVLMKEIHKKENGTAIHMVDSVEKAIKWIHGQGSYKDKKWSLSHNAIDAILCDFGLYDDGMVAFKEYVTDTFDPEQKIPFILLGKALGKREKQLAIEHGFDDFFVYPLGMQQILERVSFLRELKSNLLQNKISTNKSSKRYKIGFWKRSFDIVLAGTVLLLAAPFLLLVIMAIRLESKGKVYYISKRVGTGYKIFNFLKLRSMYPDADKRLKEFQHLNQYVHEDSKDEDAYLEEITLSNGIKLYGDDSEIEELAFNEKKRKQTDSAFVKFDNDPRITKVGKIIRKLSIDELPQLINVLRGDMSIVGNRPLPLYEAEMLTTDEWTERFNGPAGITGLWQVEARGRTSKMSPEERKQLDVKYVEYANSKRAFLYDMWIIFRTFRAVFQKENV is encoded by the coding sequence ATGGAGGTTACTACGGACAGGACTACGGTTTTACTATACATAGGTAGCTATGAGGTGTTGATGAAGGAAATCCATAAAAAGGAAAATGGAACCGCCATCCACATGGTAGATAGCGTTGAAAAGGCCATAAAATGGATCCATGGCCAAGGGAGTTATAAGGACAAAAAGTGGAGCCTTTCCCATAACGCCATAGATGCCATTTTGTGTGATTTTGGATTGTACGACGACGGTATGGTCGCCTTTAAGGAATATGTTACGGATACTTTTGATCCGGAACAGAAAATTCCCTTTATCCTTTTGGGCAAGGCATTGGGCAAAAGAGAAAAACAATTGGCCATAGAACATGGCTTCGATGATTTTTTCGTCTATCCCTTGGGTATGCAACAGATTCTGGAGCGGGTTTCCTTTTTAAGGGAACTAAAGTCAAATCTTTTACAAAATAAAATATCCACCAATAAAAGCTCCAAAAGATATAAGATCGGGTTTTGGAAACGTAGTTTTGACATCGTTCTCGCCGGGACCGTGCTACTCCTTGCGGCTCCGTTTCTGCTCTTGGTTATTATGGCCATTCGACTGGAATCCAAAGGGAAGGTGTATTATATCTCAAAGAGGGTAGGTACGGGCTACAAGATCTTCAATTTTCTAAAGTTGAGGTCCATGTATCCGGATGCCGATAAGCGCTTGAAGGAATTCCAACACCTGAACCAGTATGTACACGAGGATTCGAAGGATGAGGATGCGTACTTGGAGGAGATCACCCTTTCCAACGGAATCAAACTCTACGGCGATGATTCAGAAATAGAGGAACTTGCCTTTAATGAGAAGAAACGAAAGCAGACGGACAGTGCCTTTGTAAAGTTCGATAACGACCCGCGGATCACCAAGGTGGGAAAGATCATCCGGAAATTGAGTATCGATGAACTTCCGCAATTGATCAACGTACTCAGGGGCGATATGTCCATCGTTGGGAACAGGCCCCTGCCACTGTACGAGGCGGAAATGTTGACCACGGACGAGTGGACGGAGCGTTTTAATGGTCCGGCCGGAATTACGGGCCTCTGGCAAGTAGAGGCGCGCGGAAGAACATCAAAGATGTCCCCTGAGGAACGCAAACAATTGGATGTAAAATATGTGGAATACGCCAACAGCAAGCGGGCCTTTTTATATGACATGTGGATCATATTTAGAACCTTCCGGGCCGTATTCCAAAAGGAAAATGTCTAA
- a CDS encoding DUF4260 domain-containing protein, translating into MRNLLRLEELAMFALGLFMYGLLGYPWWLFFVLLLTPDIGMLGYLVNEKVGAIAYNLFHHKGIAILLYFLGIYLSMPVVQMIGVILFAHASMDRIFGYGLKYEKGFKYTHLGEIGKRNG; encoded by the coding sequence ATGAGGAATTTGTTGAGATTGGAGGAATTGGCCATGTTTGCATTGGGTCTTTTTATGTACGGACTTTTGGGCTACCCGTGGTGGTTATTTTTTGTACTACTGCTAACGCCGGATATTGGCATGCTCGGTTATCTGGTAAACGAAAAGGTTGGGGCCATTGCATATAATCTTTTCCACCATAAGGGAATTGCCATACTTTTGTATTTTTTGGGGATCTACCTCTCAATGCCCGTCGTTCAGATGATAGGGGTCATACTATTCGCGCACGCATCTATGGACCGGATTTTTGGGTATGGACTTAAATATGAAAAGGGATTTAAATACACCCATTTAGGGGAGATAGGAAAAAGGAATGGATAA
- a CDS encoding MutS-related protein encodes MRDPQSFYQEEIKSYKVQLEMVKKQLLASSTVRLVVFMLAVFGVYFLYGNTRMVLVAMVVAIAIFLYLVSRHTDLQYKRDKLKKLIFLNETEIQALNRDFKNLPDGSGFKDDTHFYSQDIDLFGNGSFYQYLNRSSLPEGGQLLAFILKENTTDRIEEKQEALKELAQIPKWRQDFAATAALSKSGITTQTALHWILNYTPFVPGIMRFLPWLYTGGSILFFGLLLMGFLPASVLFYWLLLGLLITGAFSKKMTKLVSGTSKIQSIFERYNRLLAAIEAQKFESALLKEKQVGIQSHGRKTSAVLREFAGLLSDLDQNNNLLYLIFGNGLFLRGLFTAFRVEKWISEHKESMGVWFDCIAFFDAHNSLANFVFNHPGYTFPILKENEICIRSKQAGHPLLDPKKCVVNDYVIDRTDFFIITGANMAGKSTFLRTVSLQIVMANIGLPVCAASMEYNPIKLITSMRTSDSLTDEASYFFSELKRLKFIVDEIQKENYFVVLDEILKGTNSKDKAIGSRKFVERLVSSGASGIIATHDLSLCEVAQELPQIKNYYFDAEIIDDELHFDYTFKKGICQNMNASFLLRKMDIIQE; translated from the coding sequence ATGAGGGACCCCCAATCTTTTTATCAGGAAGAAATAAAATCATACAAGGTGCAATTGGAAATGGTGAAGAAACAATTGCTCGCCTCAAGCACCGTCCGTTTGGTCGTTTTCATGCTTGCTGTATTTGGTGTTTATTTTTTATATGGGAATACCAGGATGGTCCTTGTAGCGATGGTCGTTGCCATTGCTATTTTTCTTTATTTGGTCTCCAGGCATACCGATTTGCAGTACAAAAGAGACAAGCTTAAAAAGCTGATTTTCCTTAACGAAACCGAGATTCAGGCTTTAAACAGGGACTTTAAAAACCTACCTGACGGTTCAGGTTTTAAGGATGACACCCATTTTTACAGTCAGGATATAGACCTTTTTGGAAATGGTTCTTTTTATCAGTATCTGAACAGAAGCAGCCTTCCTGAAGGCGGCCAACTCCTGGCTTTCATACTAAAGGAAAACACTACAGACCGAATTGAAGAAAAGCAGGAGGCGCTGAAGGAATTGGCCCAAATTCCCAAATGGCGACAGGATTTTGCCGCCACCGCGGCTTTGTCGAAGTCGGGAATAACTACCCAGACGGCTTTGCATTGGATTTTAAATTATACACCCTTTGTTCCGGGTATTATGCGATTTTTACCATGGTTGTACACTGGAGGCAGTATCCTGTTTTTTGGCCTATTGCTAATGGGTTTTCTACCCGCATCGGTATTGTTCTACTGGTTGTTGTTGGGACTGTTGATTACAGGTGCCTTTTCCAAAAAAATGACAAAGCTAGTTTCCGGGACAAGTAAGATCCAGTCGATATTTGAGCGCTACAATCGTTTGCTGGCGGCCATCGAAGCACAAAAATTTGAGTCGGCCTTACTAAAGGAAAAACAGGTTGGAATACAGAGCCATGGTAGAAAGACTTCGGCAGTGCTAAGGGAATTCGCTGGTTTACTGTCGGATTTGGACCAAAACAACAACCTGTTATACCTCATTTTTGGAAACGGCTTGTTTCTAAGGGGCCTATTTACGGCATTTAGGGTTGAAAAGTGGATTTCTGAACACAAGGAATCTATGGGTGTTTGGTTCGATTGTATCGCCTTTTTCGATGCCCACAACAGCTTGGCGAATTTTGTCTTTAACCATCCGGGATATACATTTCCAATTCTTAAGGAAAACGAAATATGCATTAGATCAAAGCAGGCGGGACATCCTTTGCTGGACCCCAAAAAATGTGTGGTTAATGACTACGTGATTGATCGAACGGATTTCTTTATCATCACCGGCGCCAATATGGCCGGCAAAAGCACCTTTTTGAGAACCGTTTCCTTGCAGATAGTGATGGCCAACATCGGGCTGCCCGTATGTGCGGCATCCATGGAATATAATCCCATAAAATTGATAACCAGCATGCGTACATCGGATTCCTTGACCGATGAAGCCTCCTATTTCTTTTCGGAATTAAAAAGATTGAAGTTCATTGTAGACGAAATTCAAAAGGAAAATTATTTTGTTGTTTTGGATGAGATTCTCAAAGGAACGAATAGTAAGGATAAGGCAATTGGGTCCAGAAAATTCGTGGAGCGATTGGTATCCTCAGGAGCATCGGGAATTATAGCCACCCATGATCTTAGTTTGTGCGAAGTGGCCCAGGAACTGCCACAAATTAAAAACTACTATTTTGATGCGGAGATAATTGATGACGAGCTTCATTTTGACTATACTTTTAAGAAGGGCATTTGTCAAAATATGAACGCATCCTTTCTATTGCGAAAAATGGACATCATCCAAGAATAG
- a CDS encoding GNAT family N-acetyltransferase: MVFKQASAEDAQRIAQLHALSWQQNYRQAFSAHFLDNEVVKDRLTVWNERFAHPKENQFIIIAEEQGELLGFICSYFEENPVYGAYLDNLHVSANAKGKGIGTLLMQQLAEKIKVRNYANGFYLWVLDVNYAAVTFYDRIGGQRFESVEANDIGDKTFSKTRYVWSDMDAFLKLVASKKRG; this comes from the coding sequence GTGGTTTTTAAGCAAGCTTCAGCCGAAGATGCACAACGTATAGCCCAATTGCACGCTTTAAGTTGGCAGCAAAACTATAGGCAAGCGTTCAGCGCCCATTTTCTGGATAATGAGGTCGTTAAGGATAGGCTTACGGTTTGGAACGAACGTTTCGCGCATCCAAAAGAAAATCAGTTTATTATCATTGCCGAGGAGCAGGGAGAACTTTTAGGCTTTATATGTTCTTACTTTGAGGAAAATCCTGTTTACGGTGCATATCTTGATAATTTACACGTAAGTGCCAATGCTAAGGGCAAAGGCATCGGTACACTATTAATGCAGCAATTGGCGGAGAAGATAAAGGTAAGAAACTACGCAAACGGTTTTTATTTATGGGTGTTGGATGTCAACTATGCGGCCGTTACTTTTTATGATCGTATTGGTGGCCAACGATTTGAAAGTGTGGAAGCGAATGATATTGGGGATAAAACCTTCTCCAAAACCCGATACGTTTGGAGTGATATGGATGCCTTTCTAAAGCTTGTTGCGTCAAAAAAGAGGGGATAG
- a CDS encoding DUF4230 domain-containing protein, whose amino-acid sequence MDNILDVFLGLILGGISMYWLFSLFRKKQSKEITTHQSAVLLEKIRSVCKLISVEGDFAEVYKYENTRERFMSLLSSKKKALIVIKAKAQIGYDLNKILMHADTGKRKIILSNFPEPEVLSIEPDLEFYDIKNGLFNTFTPDDLTSLNIEAKKHIREKIPESGLMETARKEALQSVLLIEKIVETIGWKLDYTALHISEKDKRLLEQ is encoded by the coding sequence ATGGATAATATACTTGATGTCTTTTTGGGCCTTATTTTGGGTGGAATCAGCATGTATTGGTTGTTTTCCCTGTTCCGAAAAAAACAGAGCAAGGAAATTACTACGCATCAATCCGCCGTTTTATTGGAAAAGATACGCAGTGTCTGCAAGTTAATTTCTGTGGAGGGCGATTTTGCCGAAGTCTACAAGTACGAAAATACACGGGAGCGGTTTATGAGCCTGTTGAGCAGCAAAAAAAAGGCGCTCATCGTCATTAAGGCGAAAGCACAAATTGGGTACGACCTCAATAAAATATTGATGCATGCCGATACTGGCAAAAGGAAGATCATCCTATCCAATTTTCCGGAACCTGAGGTTTTGTCGATTGAGCCCGATTTGGAATTTTATGATATTAAAAACGGACTTTTCAATACCTTTACCCCAGACGATTTGACCAGTCTCAACATCGAGGCAAAAAAGCATATTCGGGAAAAAATACCGGAAAGTGGACTTATGGAGACTGCCAGAAAAGAGGCTTTACAATCGGTTTTGCTCATTGAAAAGATTGTGGAGACCATTGGCTGGAAATTGGATTATACCGCCTTGCATATTTCGGAAAAGGACAAGAGACTACTCGAACAATAA
- a CDS encoding Dabb family protein produces the protein MKEFDPNFNHTVFFWLKNPDSQADRDAFVKSLSKFLDNSGYAKTKFIGTPPKASRDVVDGSFTFSLMVSFESAEAQQAYQDEAPHKLFIEESEHLWEKVIVYDSVGI, from the coding sequence ATGAAAGAATTCGATCCTAATTTCAACCACACCGTATTTTTTTGGTTGAAAAATCCAGATAGTCAGGCTGATAGGGATGCCTTTGTAAAGTCCCTGTCAAAATTTTTGGACAATTCCGGGTATGCCAAGACCAAGTTCATAGGGACCCCGCCAAAAGCGAGCAGGGACGTAGTGGATGGTTCCTTTACTTTTTCCCTAATGGTTTCCTTCGAATCTGCCGAGGCACAACAGGCGTACCAGGATGAAGCCCCACATAAACTTTTCATTGAAGAGTCAGAACATCTTTGGGAGAAGGTTATCGTCTACGATTCGGTCGGCATCTAG
- a CDS encoding response regulator, with product MEILVIDDKQSLSELVAQFLGQSYKVTTKENGLEALTWLQKGNLPDLIITDLEMPEMDGFQLIEKVKGSGLFSDIPIIVLSCRESSADRIKCLRLGAQDYMVKPFNPEELLIRVDKLIMQ from the coding sequence ATGGAAATTTTAGTCATAGACGACAAGCAGTCTCTAAGTGAGCTTGTTGCACAATTCTTAGGCCAATCCTACAAAGTTACTACGAAAGAAAATGGATTGGAAGCCCTTACTTGGTTGCAAAAGGGAAATTTGCCCGACTTGATAATTACAGACTTGGAGATGCCTGAAATGGATGGTTTTCAGTTGATTGAAAAGGTAAAGGGTTCTGGACTGTTTTCGGACATTCCCATCATTGTGCTCAGCTGTCGTGAGAGCAGTGCCGATCGTATTAAATGCCTTCGCCTAGGGGCACAGGATTATATGGTAAAACCTTTTAATCCGGAAGAACTATTGATACGTGTTGATAAACTGATAATGCAGTAA
- the hemW gene encoding radical SAM family heme chaperone HemW, with protein MDKYIDSIGLEKVPPSGAEGAGLYIHIPFCKQACHYCDFHFSTSLGKKEAMIAALKKELELRKSEFANENVETIYFGGGTPSVLELEEIEDLVSNVNKHYKVVDTPEITLEANPDDLSLQKTQALSKSPINRLSIGIQSFFDTDLKLMNRAHTADEASESLKNAVRYFDNISIDLIYGMPDMTLDRWKKNIEKALSFGVPHISSYALTIEPKTALANFVDKGLIRPASDEVAQEHFHLLYETLLHEGFICYEISNFGKPGYFSQNNSAYWQQKKYVGIGPSAHSFDGIRRGWNIGNNPKYIKALEKGELPMETETLSTKDKYNEYVMTGLRTIWGVDVTRIQKEYGKKYQDYLIMQSKKFREEGLLVLEGNVLSTTKKGKFLADGIAADLFMINLS; from the coding sequence TTGGACAAGTATATAGATTCAATCGGTTTGGAAAAAGTTCCCCCTTCGGGGGCGGAGGGGGCTGGCTTGTACATCCACATCCCCTTCTGCAAACAGGCCTGTCATTATTGCGATTTTCATTTTTCCACGTCCCTAGGAAAAAAGGAAGCCATGATAGCCGCCTTAAAAAAGGAATTGGAATTACGAAAGTCGGAATTCGCTAATGAAAACGTGGAAACCATCTATTTTGGGGGCGGCACACCATCGGTGTTGGAATTGGAGGAAATCGAGGATTTGGTTTCGAACGTCAATAAGCATTATAAGGTGGTCGATACGCCAGAAATTACCCTGGAGGCCAATCCGGATGACCTTTCGCTCCAAAAAACCCAGGCATTGTCGAAAAGCCCTATCAACCGATTGAGCATTGGCATACAGTCTTTTTTTGACACCGATTTAAAACTGATGAACCGTGCCCATACTGCCGATGAAGCATCGGAATCCCTAAAAAATGCGGTACGCTATTTCGACAATATTTCCATTGACCTAATTTATGGCATGCCAGATATGACCTTGGATAGATGGAAAAAAAACATCGAAAAGGCCCTTTCCTTTGGGGTGCCCCATATTTCGAGCTATGCGCTTACTATAGAACCCAAGACGGCATTGGCCAATTTTGTGGACAAAGGATTGATTCGGCCCGCTAGTGATGAAGTGGCCCAAGAGCATTTTCATCTCTTGTACGAAACATTGCTGCACGAAGGGTTTATTTGTTACGAAATCTCCAATTTTGGCAAGCCTGGCTATTTTTCCCAGAACAATTCGGCCTACTGGCAGCAAAAGAAATATGTGGGTATCGGGCCATCGGCACATTCCTTTGACGGGATTCGCAGGGGGTGGAACATCGGCAACAACCCCAAATACATCAAGGCACTGGAAAAGGGGGAACTTCCCATGGAAACGGAAACCTTGTCCACAAAGGATAAATACAACGAGTATGTCATGACCGGCCTACGAACGATTTGGGGCGTGGATGTAACCCGAATCCAAAAGGAGTATGGGAAAAAATATCAAGACTATCTTATAATGCAATCCAAGAAATTTAGGGAAGAGGGCTTGTTGGTTTTAGAGGGAAATGTACTTTCTACCACCAAAAAAGGGAAGTTTTTGGCGGATGGAATTGCCGCTGATTTGTTTATGATTAACTTGTCCTGA
- a CDS encoding TolC family protein, protein MKLPYNTIIADFDRKRTAQFLRRTLPYIFLLMVRMAMAQDINDFIANGLEVNDISKKLPPLDSLVVMAKEHSPFLKVTLNEQQYRDGVVSFEQRAWLQYINLEAGYNYGIFDNLSNSQIAGDPQSQALFSTEQSRYQLGVSVRLPLSAIINRRAKILSAKGEAEKARYETEVAEMELEQQVTILYNDLLKIHRMFFLANAIVDTFRVQSLRAEKDFANGVISVTEYTRLQQMMNQASMNYELQRSDFVAAVMALENITGADFDI, encoded by the coding sequence TTGAAACTACCCTATAATACTATAATTGCTGATTTTGATAGGAAGCGTACCGCGCAGTTTCTGCGCCGTACCCTTCCCTATATATTTTTATTGATGGTGAGAATGGCAATGGCCCAGGATATCAATGACTTCATAGCCAATGGTCTCGAGGTTAACGACATCAGCAAAAAACTACCCCCTTTGGATTCTTTGGTCGTGATGGCCAAGGAGCATTCCCCTTTTTTAAAGGTGACCCTCAACGAACAGCAATACAGGGATGGCGTTGTTTCCTTTGAACAACGTGCCTGGTTACAGTATATCAATCTGGAGGCCGGATACAACTACGGTATTTTTGACAACCTGAGCAATTCCCAAATTGCGGGCGATCCCCAAAGTCAGGCCTTGTTTTCGACAGAGCAGAGCAGGTATCAGCTTGGTGTATCGGTTCGTTTACCCCTATCGGCGATCATCAATAGAAGGGCCAAAATTTTAAGTGCCAAGGGCGAGGCGGAAAAGGCACGCTATGAAACCGAAGTGGCGGAAATGGAACTGGAACAACAGGTCACCATACTTTACAACGACTTGTTGAAAATTCACCGCATGTTCTTTCTGGCCAATGCCATTGTGGACACTTTTAGGGTACAGTCCCTAAGGGCGGAAAAGGACTTCGCCAACGGGGTCATCTCGGTTACGGAGTACACCCGTTTACAGCAAATGATGAACCAGGCATCCATGAATTACGAACTACAACGCTCCGATTTTGTGGCCGCGGTCATGGCATTGGAAAATATTACAGGAGCGGATTTTGATATATAA